Proteins encoded by one window of Chromobacterium violaceum ATCC 12472:
- a CDS encoding NADH-quinone oxidoreductase subunit A, protein MLQNYFPILMFVIVGLLVGVGPIVLGKLLAPNRPDAEKLSPYECGFEAFEDARMKFDVRYYLIAILFILFDLEIAFLFPWAVVLKDLGVYGLGVMVEFLAVLTLGFVYMWKKGALEWE, encoded by the coding sequence ATGCTGCAAAACTACTTTCCCATTCTGATGTTTGTCATCGTCGGACTTCTGGTCGGCGTGGGCCCAATCGTCTTGGGCAAACTGCTGGCGCCGAATCGTCCCGACGCTGAAAAACTTTCTCCATACGAATGCGGCTTCGAGGCCTTCGAAGATGCCCGCATGAAGTTTGACGTCCGCTACTACCTGATCGCCATTCTCTTCATCCTGTTCGACCTGGAAATCGCCTTCCTGTTTCCGTGGGCCGTGGTGTTGAAGGATCTGGGCGTCTATGGTTTGGGCGTGATGGTCGAGTTTCTGGCCGTGCTGACGCTCGGCTTCGTCTACATGTGGAAGAAGGGAGCTCTGGAATGGGAGTAG
- a CDS encoding NuoB/complex I 20 kDa subunit family protein, whose product MGVEGILEKGFVTTTADKLINYTRTGSLWPMTFGLACCAVEMMHAGAARYDLDRFGVVFRPSPRQSDLMIVAGTLCNKMAPALRKVYDQMAEPRWVISMGSCANGGGYYHYSYSVVRGCDRIVPVDVYVPGCPPTAEALLYGIIQLQNKIKRTNTIAR is encoded by the coding sequence ATGGGAGTAGAAGGGATTCTAGAGAAAGGCTTCGTCACGACGACAGCCGACAAGCTTATCAACTATACCCGCACGGGTTCGCTGTGGCCGATGACCTTTGGCCTGGCCTGTTGCGCGGTGGAGATGATGCACGCCGGCGCGGCGCGCTATGACCTCGACCGCTTCGGCGTCGTTTTCCGCCCCAGCCCCCGCCAGTCCGACCTGATGATCGTCGCCGGCACGCTGTGCAACAAGATGGCTCCGGCCCTGCGCAAGGTTTACGACCAGATGGCCGAGCCGCGCTGGGTGATCTCGATGGGTTCCTGTGCCAACGGCGGCGGCTACTACCATTATTCCTATTCCGTTGTTCGTGGTTGCGACCGCATCGTGCCGGTCGATGTCTACGTGCCGGGCTGTCCGCCGACCGCGGAGGCGCTGCTGTACGGCATCATCCAGCTGCAGAACAAGATCAAACGTACCAACACCATCGCCCGCTAA
- a CDS encoding NADH-quinone oxidoreductase subunit C, translating into MASKKMEALGSVVAEALGDKLVRSTLALDELTIVCKASDLLSVAQTLRDHADLAFEQCIDVCGMDYSAYRDEPWDGPRFAAVYHLLSVKLNHRIRLRVFAEDDDFPVIPSVNGIWNAANWFEREAFDLYGIVFEGHPDLRRLLTDYGFVGHPFRKDFPLSGYVEMRYDPTQQRVIYQPVTIEPREITPRIIREENYGG; encoded by the coding sequence ATGGCCTCCAAGAAAATGGAAGCGCTGGGTTCGGTCGTGGCCGAGGCGCTGGGCGACAAGCTCGTGCGCAGCACACTGGCCCTGGACGAGCTGACCATCGTGTGCAAGGCGTCCGATCTGCTGTCCGTCGCGCAGACGCTGCGCGACCACGCCGATCTCGCCTTCGAGCAGTGCATCGACGTCTGCGGCATGGACTACAGCGCCTATCGTGACGAGCCGTGGGACGGCCCGCGCTTCGCCGCCGTGTACCACCTGCTGTCTGTCAAGCTGAACCACCGCATCCGCCTGCGCGTCTTCGCCGAGGACGACGATTTCCCGGTCATCCCGTCGGTCAACGGCATCTGGAATGCCGCCAACTGGTTCGAGCGCGAAGCGTTCGACCTGTACGGCATCGTGTTCGAAGGCCACCCCGACCTGCGCCGCCTGCTGACCGACTACGGTTTCGTCGGCCATCCTTTCCGCAAGGACTTCCCGTTGTCCGGCTACGTGGAAATGCGCTACGACCCGACCCAGCAGCGCGTGATCTATCAGCCTGTCACCATCGAACCGCGCGAAATCACCCCGCGCATCATCCGCGAGGAGAATTACGGTGGCTGA